A part of Rhopalosiphum maidis isolate BTI-1 chromosome 3, ASM367621v3, whole genome shotgun sequence genomic DNA contains:
- the LOC113560095 gene encoding zinc finger MYM-type protein 1-like — MEAKKKLSGSGYRKQAKIKKLKHDALIKNCRKLDSMFKPSNNSNTDDKLEMLNQGTQIQMNPDYSNVNSSEQYKPTKSSGYIETENTDDKLEMLNQDTQIQIYPDYSNVNSSEQHKLTKSSGYIKTENSISEINTDILSSKNNETADVLFEPTDIPRCDPALWKINEFTIEYICINGFSQDLNDLNFTKSKRAYTKLHKKTTKTYYRFCNKNYWNTRLTNGDSIKRNFIAYSESKGVIYCIPCLLFGNINSSSFASKGFSNWKRAEELISQHENSLKHRSNILAMKNRGQTHQRIDQQIIQQIENERMYWINVLKRVVAIVKTLASRGLAFRGHTSKIGCPRNGNFMMALELLAEFDPFISNHISKNGNPENTIIQDVNTSRYFSISVDSTPDITHTDQLSLVVRFVDESGNVFERFLCFMNNVGHKSEDMAEAVITILNKYNLNLNYLRGQSYDNASNMSGSYSGLQARIKLIKPLAKFVPCSAHSLHLVGQNAASCCNEAIHFFNFLQNLYTFFSASTYRWQILNSSIKRLSDTRWSARDDACYSLNKNWSSIENALIKIGENEKEKPAIRCEANGILKILKSLETSFLSIFWGDILHRFNTVSKKLQSVNIDLSVVVELYQSLINYVGDIRTDKDYENFKRNAIEKCGIMNFRNTKKRQKKIKKFSDDSSMETADIRVSAELLRNEYNTDLGTSFPNECIHFSSYLKTISNPPQSIQDMLVFIRKNNLKDIFPYIDIALRMLLCTPVSNCSTERSFSALKRIKSYLRSNIGEKRLTALAIMNIESDVTTAISYDDIIQEFAQDHARRKV, encoded by the exons ATGGAAGCTAAAAAAAAGCTTAGTGGTTCAGGATATAGAAAGcaagcaaaaattaaaaaattaaaacacgatGCATTAATTAAGAATTGTAGAAAATTAGATAGTATGTTCAAGCCATCGAATAATTCAA atACAGATGATAAACTGGAGATGTTAAACCAAGGTACACAAATACAAATGAACCCAGATTATTCAAATGTAAACAGTTCTGAACAGTACAAACCTACAAAAAGTAGTGGTTATATTGAGAcagaaa atacaGATGATAAACTAGAGATGTTAAATCAAGatacacaaatacaaatatacccAGATTATTCAAATGTAAACAGTTCTGAACAACACAAACTTACAAAAAGTAGTGGTTATATTAAGAcagaaa atagtATTTCTGAGATAAATACTGATATATTGTCATCTAAGAATAATGAAACTGCTGATGTTTTGTTTGAGCCTACTGATATTCCtcg aTGTGATCCTGCTTTATGGAAAATAAACGAGTTcactatagaatatatttgtattaatggaTTTTCTCaagatttaaatgatttaaattttaccaaGTCTAAACGAGCATATACAAAACTTCACAAAAAAACTACCAAAACCTACTATAG attttgcaATAAAAACTATTGGAACACAAGACTAACTAATGGTGATTCAATTAAACGTAATTTCATTGCATACTCAGAAAGTAAGGGTGTAATTTACTGTATCCCATGCTTGTTGTTTGGCAACATAAATTCATCTTCATTTGCTTCAAAAGGATTTTCAAACTGGAAAAGAGCTGAAGAGCTCATATCACAACatgaaaattctttaaaacatCGTTCAAATATTCTAGCAATGAAAAATCGAGGACAAACACATCAAAGAATTGatcaacaaataatacaacaaattgaaaatgaaCGTATGTATTGgatcaatgttttaaaaagagTTGTGGCAATTGTTAAAACATTGGCATCAAGAGGTTTAGCATTCAGAGGACATACTTCAAAAATTGGATGTCCACGTAATGGAAATTTTATGATGGCACTTGAGTTATTAGCTGAATTTGACCCTTTTATATCAAACCATATTTCCAAAAATGGTAATCCCG aaaatactattattcaaGATGTCAATACTTCacgatatttttcaattagtgTTGATTCAACGCCAGATATTACCCACACTGATCAACTTTCTTTAGTTGTACGATTTGTTGATGAGAGTGGTAATGTATTTGAgcgttttttatgttttatgaataatgttGGACATAAATCAGAAGATATGGCTGAAGCAGTGATAACAATTCTGAATAAGTACAATTTGAATCTTAACTATTTAAGAGGGCAGTCATATGACAATGCGAGTAACATGTCTGGTAGTTACTCTGGATTACAAGCTAGAATAAAACTGATAAAACCATTGGCCAAGTTTGTTCCCTGCTCGGCTCATTCATTACATTTAGTAGGACAAAATGCTGCCAGCTGTTGTAATGAagctattcatttttttaactttcttCAAAACTTGTACACATTCTTTTCAGCATCAACTTACCGATGGCagattttaaattcttcaatCAAGAGATTATCAGATACAAGGTGGTCTGCAAGAGATGATGCatgttattcattaaataaaaattggtcaTCTATTGAAAATGCTTTAATTAAGATTGGagaaaatgaaaaagaaaaaccaGCTATTCGATGTGAAGCAAATGGTATactcaaaatacttaaatcatTAGAAACATCTTTCTTGTCAATTTTTTGGGGAGACATATTACATAGGTTTAATACAGTTAGCAAAAAACTTCAAAgtgtaaatattgatttaagtgTTGTTGTTGAGCTTTatcaatcattaattaattatgttggtGATATTCGTACAGATAaagattatgaaaattttaaaagaaatgctATTGAAAAATGTGGAATTATGAACTTTAGAAATACTAAAaagcgacaaaaaaaaattaaaaaatttagtgaTGACAGTTCAATGGAAA CTGCAGACATAAGGGTATCTGCTGAGCTGTTaagaaatgaatataatacagaTTTGGGAACTTCATTTCCTAAtgaatgtattcattttagcagctatttgaaaactatttctaATCCTCCTCAAAGTATTCAAGATATGTTAgtgtttataagaaaaaataatttgaaggaTATTTTCCCTTATATAGATATTGCTTTAAGAATGTTACTATGCACTCCAGTTAGTAACTGCTCAACTGAGAGGTCATTTTCAGCcttaaaacgtataaaatcatatttaaggtCAAACATAGGCGAAAAAAGGCTCACTGCATTAGCAATCATGAATATAGAATCTGATGTTACTACAGCAATAAGCTACGACGATATTATTCAAGAATTTGCTCAAGACCATGCACGACGAAAagtataa
- the LOC113560096 gene encoding zinc finger MYM-type protein 1-like — translation MSDGRQRLSGAEYRKRKREKEAVIKKQSNSIKKFLTGSSSSLNISNAVVVQPSEVVDSFSVIDATVPSETTVAKSSTENVISTDPAEWPLIINNDFKTLLVEKGPPAPLNANFVFPSDDQGRKFTQFHYKRSMSNGENVTRTWLVYSISNDVIFCFCCKLFDNSNSKLALEGYNDWRHCTQMLKGHETSKNHLTAYSTWLELSLRLKKTKTIDDVNQRILESECRHWNEVLQRIMSVVQFLGHQNLAFRGSSDQLFKHNNGNFLKLIELMAKYDSVMAEHVRRIINSKKNISHYLGKDIQNEMINLLAQSIKSRIVTMVSEAKYYSIILDCTPDISHSELMTIIIRFVSIEDSKVTIREHFLGFISVENSTGDNLCDVLLNILRELNIPLSNMRGQGYDNGANMKGVHSGVQRHIRNINPRAFFVPCSAHSLNLVVNDAAKSSKEAVAFFDIIQKVFNFFSASTIRWQILLKHVKELTLKPLSQTRWESRIDALKPFRNYIGEIYDALFEISENINLDPMVKHEAECLCNLIKTFKFICSVVIWYDILNHINPVNKLMQKPNFDISLALGILETLLKHLNELRSEESFEKMIIDSTALATEMGVESVFENSRGRVKPRRTRKHFDYEHNDEPL, via the exons ATGTCGGATGGTAGACAGCGACTTTCAGGTGCAGAATATAGGAAAAGAAAACGTGAAAAAGAAgctgtaattaaaaaacagtctaattctatcaaaaaatttttaacggGTTCTTCctcttcattaaatatttcaaatgctGTAGTTGTACAACCTAGTGAAGTTGTTGACTCTTTCTCAGTTATAGATGCCACTGTACCTTCTGAAACTACAGTAGCCAAAAGTTCAACAGAAAATGTTATCAGTACAGACCCTGCGGAATGgcctttaattattaataacgacTTTAAAACATTGTTGGTTGAAAAAGGCCCTCCTGCTCCGTTAAATGCAAATTTTGTATTTCCTTCAGATGATCAAGGACGAAAATTCACACAATTTCATTACAAACGAAGTATGAGTAATGGAGAAAATGTCACAAGAACATGGCTTGTATACTCTATTTCCAATgacgtaatattttgtttttgctgTAAACTATTTGATAATTCAAACTCTAAGTTGGCTTTAGAAGGGTATAATGACTGGAGGCATTGTACACAAATGTTAAAAGGACATGAAACatcaaaaaatcatttgacCGCATATAGTACATGGTTAGAATTGTCATTgaggttaaaaaaaacaaaaacaattgatGACGTAAACCAACGTATTTTAGAATCTGAGTGTAGGCATTGGAATGAAGTTTTACAACGTATCATGTCGGTAGTACAATTTCTCGGTCATCAAAATTTAGCTTTTCGTGGATCATCTGATCAgttattcaaacataataatggaaattttttaaaattaattgaacttATGGCTAAGTATGATTCTGTGATGGCTGAACATGTaagaagaataattaatagtaaaaaaaatataagccaTTATTTAGGAAAAGATATTCAAAATgagatgattaatttattagctcAGTCTATTAAGTCTCGCATAGTTACTATGGTTAGCGAAGcgaagtattatagtattatactagatTGTACTCCTGATATAAGTCACTCGGAGCTcatgactattattattcgttttgtGTCAATTGAAGATTCAAAAGTTACCATACGTGAACATTTTCTTGGTTTTATTTCAGTTGAAAATAGTACTGGAGACAATCTATGCGatgtacttttaaatatattacgtgAGCTGAATATACCTTTGAGTAATATGCGAGGACAAGGATATGACAATGGAGCCAATATGAAAGGTGTGCACTCCGGAGTCCAACGGCACATTCGAAATATTAATCCACGTGCATTTTTTGTTCCTTGTAGTGCGCATTCCTTAAATCTTGTTGTAAATGATGCCGCAAAATCTTCAAAAGAAGCTGTAgcgttttttgatataattcaaaaagtattcaactTTTTTTCTGCCTCAACTATTCGTTGgcaaattcttttaaaacatGTTAAAGAACTAACACTCAAACCATTAAGTCAAACCCGGTGGGAAAGTCGAATAGACGCACTTAAACCGTTTCGAAATTACATAGGTGAAATTTATGATGCTTTGTTTGAAAtatcagaaaatataaatttagatcCGATGGTAAAACATGAAGCTGAATGTTTATGTaatcttattaaaacatttaaatttatttgttctgTTGTCATTTGGTACGACATACTTAATCATATAAAtccagttaataaattaatgcaaaAACCAAATTTTGACATATCTTTAGCTTTGGGCATTTTAGAAACtttattgaaacatttaaatgaacTGAGATCTGAAGAATCTTTTGAGAAAATGATTATAGATTCAACAGCACTTGCGACGGAAATGGGAGTAGAGTCTGTTTTTGAGAACTCACGGGGTAGAGTTAAACCACGACGTACTCGTAAACACTTTGATTATGAACACAACGATGAACCA CTATAA
- the LOC113559869 gene encoding uncharacterized protein LOC113559869, whose product MAHELKSVSAMVDDNLTPYELLTFVINAGDFAPNLSIALRILITLPVSVATGERSFSKLKLIKTYLRSTMKNERLCGLAMISIEHEVGQELTEKKLVDDFAKLKARKHL is encoded by the coding sequence ATGGCCCATGAATTAAAGTCAGTATCAGCTATGGTTGATGATAACTTAACACCTTATGAACTCTTAACATTTGTGATAAATGCAGGTGACTTTGCACCAAACCTATCCATTGCCTTACGAATTTTGATAACATTACCAGTATCAGTGGCAACTGGTGAAAGAAGTTTTTCGAAATTGAAACTTATCAAAACATACTTACGCTCAACAATGAAAAACGAACGACTTTGTGGTCTAGCCATGATCTCAATTGAACACGAAGTTGGTCAAGAATTAACAGAGAAAAAGTTAGTCGACGATTTTGCTAAGTTAAAAGcaagaaaacatttataa
- the LOC113560200 gene encoding uncharacterized protein LOC113560200 produces the protein MKCHVYFTVLDDLFNGLENRFNQETLNLIGAIGRLVELKTEEFDIELISRKFVLNSDELEGELRLLRSLPDFVAGPSNKTIHQWLEKLSISKNFVNVNKALKLFTTIPVTSCSCERAFSKLSLVKTKLRSRMSQERLNAMMLIFVEQELASEINYDEVIDEFKHLHPFDRRLEL, from the coding sequence ATGAAATGTCATGTTTACTTCACTGTATTAGATGATTTGTTTAACGGTCttgaaaatcgatttaatcaggaaacattaaatttaattggtgCAATTGGTCGTTTAGTAGAACTAAAAACTGAAGAATTTGACATTGAATTAATTTCACGGAAGTTTGTACTTAATAGTGACGAATTAGAAGGTGAATTAAGACTTCTACGTTCTTTGCCCGATTTTGTAGCAGGACcatcaaacaaaacaattcaTCAGTGgttagaaaaattatcaattagtaaaaattttgttaatgtaaataaagcGTTGAAACTTTTTACTACCATTCCTGTGACAAGTTGCTCTTGCGAAAGAGCTTTTTCCAAATTAAGTttggtaaaaacaaaattaagaaGCCGCATGTCGCAAGAAAGATTAAATGCAATGATGTTGATATTTGTAGAACAAGAACTAGCatcagaaataaattatgacgaagtaattgatgaatttaaacatttgcATCCTTTTGACCGAAgattagaattataa